A genome region from Prionailurus bengalensis isolate Pbe53 chromosome B4, Fcat_Pben_1.1_paternal_pri, whole genome shotgun sequence includes the following:
- the HAL gene encoding histidine ammonia-lyase, translated as MPRYTVHVRGEWLAVPCRDAQLTVGWLGREAIKRYVKNKPDNGGFASVDDVRFLVRRCKGLGLLDDEDPLQVALEDNEFVEVVIEGDAMSPDFIPSQPEGVYLYSKYREPEKYIALDGDSLTTEDLVNLGKGYYKIKLTPTAEKKVQKSREVIDSIIKEKTVVYGITTGFGKFARTIIPVNKLEELQVNLVRSHSSGVGKPLIPERCRMLLALRINVLAKGYSGISLETLKQVIEVFNASCLPYVPEKGTVGASGDLAPLSHLALGLIGEGKMWSPKSGWADAKYVLEAHGLKPVVLKPKEGLALINGTQMITSLGCEAVERASAIARQADIVAALTLEVLKGTTKAFDTDIHAVRPHRGQVEVAFRFRSLLDSDHHPSEIAESHRFCDRVQDAYTLRCCPQVHGVVNDTIAFVKNIITTELNSATDNPMVFASRGETISGGNFHGEYPAKALDYLAIGVHELAAISERRIERLCNPSLSELPAFLVAEGGLNSGFMIAHCTAAALVSENKALCHPSSVDSLSTSAATEDHVSMGGWAARKALRVIEHVEQVLAIELLAACQGIEFLRPLRTTTPLEKVYDLVRSVVRPWIKDRFMAPDIEAAHRLLLEQKVWEVAAPYIEKYRMEHIPESRPVSPTAFSLEFLHKNFIKIPESGDL; from the exons ATGCCCAGGTACACGGTGCACGTGCGCGGGGAATGGCTGGCCGTGCCCTGCCGGGACGCGCAGCTCACGGTGGGCTGGCTGGGCCGTGAGGCCATCAAGAGGTACGTCAAGAATAAGCCAGACAACGGCGGCTTCGCCTCGGTGGACGACGTGCGCTTCCTCGTGCGCCGATGCAAAGGCCTGGGCCTCCTGGACGACGAGGACCCGCTTCAGGTGGCCCTGGAGGACAACGAGTTCGTGGAAGTGG TTATAGAAGGGGATGCCATGTCTCCCGACTTCATTCCATCACAACCAGAAGGAGTTTACCT ATACAGCAAATACCGGGAGCCTGAAAAG TACATCGCCTTAGATGGGGACAGCCTGACCACAGAGGATCTGGTCAACTTGGGAAAAGGATACTACAAAATAAAG CTCACCCCAACTGCGGAAAAGAAGGTGCAAAAATCCAGGGAAGTCATAGATagcatcataaaagaaaaaactg ttgtttACGGTATCACTACAGGTTTTGGGAAATTTGCCAGAACTATAATTCCTGTCAATAAGCTAGA agAGCTGCAGGTCAACCTAGTACGTTCACATTCTTCAG GTGTTGGGAAACCACTAATCCCTGAGAGATGTCGGATGCTCCTGGCTTTAAGGATCAATGTCTTAGCCAAAGGATACAGTGGCATTTCCCTGGAGACCCTCAAGCAAGTTATCGAAGTATTCAATG cctcctgcctgcCCTACGTTCCAGAGAAAGGAACGGTTGGTGCCAGTGGAGACCTTGCGCCTCTCTCTCATCTTGCTCTTGGGCTAATTGGAGAAGGGAAGATGTGGTCTCCAAAGAGTGGCTGGGCTGATGCTAAATAC GTCTTGGAGGCTCATGGATTGAAACCAGTTGTTTTGAAACCAAAAGAG GGTCTGGCACTCATCAACGGGACACAGATGATCACCTCCCTGGGCTGCGAAGCTGTGGAGAGAGCCAGTGCTATTGCACGTCAGGCTGACATCGTGGCGGCCCTGACCCTTGAGGTGCTGAAAGGCACCACCAAAGCCTTCGATACTG ACATTCATGCTGTTCGCCCTCATCGTGGGCAAGTTGAAGTGGCTTTTCGGTTTCGGTCACTCTTGGACTCGGATCACCACCCTTCTGAAATAGCAG AAAGTCACAGGTTCTGTGATCGTGTTCAGGACGCATATACCTTGCGCTGCTGTCCacag GTGCATGGTGTGGTGAATGACACAATAGCGTTTGTGAAGAACATCATTACCACAGAACTTAATAGTGCAACAGACAATCCT ATGGTATTTGCCAGTAGGGGAGAGACTATTTCTGGAGGAAACTTCCATGGTGAATACCCAGCCAAA GCCCTGGACTATTTGGCCATTGGAGTTCATGAGCTTGCTGCTATTAGTGAAAGAAGAATCGAAAGGCTCTGTAACCCCTCCCTCAGTGAGCTGCCTGCCTTCCTGGTTGCTGAGGGTGGTCTGAACTCGGGATTCATGATTGCACATTGTACAGCTGCAGCCCTCG TTTCTGAGAACAAGGCTCTGTGCCACCCCTCCTCGGTGGACTCTCTCTCCACCAGCGCGGCCACAGAGGACCATGTCTCCATGGGAGGATGGGCAGCAAGGAAGGCACTTCGGGTCATCGAGCATGTGGAACAAG TGCTGGCTATCGAACTTCTGGCAGCCTGCCAGGGCATAGAGTTTCTACGCCCCCTGAGAACAACTACTCCTCTGGAAAAAGTATATGACCTGGTGCGCTCTGTTGTAAG GCCCTGGATAAAAGATCGCTTCATGGCCCCAGACATTGAGGCAGCGCACAGGCTGCTCCTGGAACAGAAG